The nucleotide window CATCGAACTGACGGACTGACCCACCCCTGCGCCCACAGCCCGGTGCGGGGGCGGTCATCGACGTTGCCCCCCAGCTCCTATGGTTCGTGCATGTCGATCACAGACCACGCGCTGGCCATCGAGGCGGCGGAAGCTGGAGCCGCAGTTGTCCGCTCCCGGTACGGCTCGACGATGACGCGCGTCATGAAGACCGCCGGTGACTTCGCCACCGCCGCCGACGTCGAGGCCGAGCAGGCCATCCTCGACGTCCTGGGTAGGGCGCGCCCGGACGACGCCGTGGTGGCCGAGGAGAGCGGGCGCACGGGTACGGGCGACAACGGACGCACGTGGTTGGTCGATCCGCTGTGCGGCACGTTGAACTTTGCCGCACGGACCACGCTGGCCTCGGTCAACGTCGCTCTACGCACCGGGTCGGAGGTCACCGTGGCGGCCTCGGCCGATCCGTTCGCCGATGAGGTGTTCTGGACCGACGGCACCACCGCGTACGTCCGGGGTGCGGGGACTGACGAGCGACTCGTCCCGTCGGCCGAGTCGACCCTCGTCGACGTCAATCTCGACCCGCCCTTCCCCAACCGGGACGTCTTCCTGGCCGCCCGCCTGCTCGCGGACGAGGGCTTCACCGAACAGTTCCGCCCCCGGGTGGTCTCCACCAGCCTGGCCGTGGCCTGGGTCGCCGCCGGTCGCCGCGCCGCCTATGTGACGGACCGCCACGACCTGCGGAACAGCGTCCACTTCGCGGCCGGAATCGCGCTCTGCCAGGTTGCGGGCTGCGTGGTCACCGGGCTCGACGGCCAGCCGCTGCACGCCGGTGGGGACGGTCTCGTCGCGGCCGCGGACGAGCGGACGCACGCCGCCCTGCTGACCCTCATCCGGAAACAAGGCTCGTGATCGCTCGGTCTTGACATGAAGTGCGGTTTAGGTTCTAGCGTCCCTAGATGATCACGTCGGGGCCGCCGCGCCCGGGCGTACGTCAGCCGAACGCCCACCGTCGAAGGGATTCCGATGTACCTGTCCCGCCTTCTCCGCCCGCGTACCGTCGCGAGCGCCCACTGCGACCTCCCCTGCGGCGTCTACGACCCGGCGCAGGCCCGCATCGAGGCCGAGTCGATCAAGGCGATCTCCGAGAAGTACCAGGCCAGCGACGACCCGGAGTTTCGCACCCGCTCGCTGCTCATCAAGGAGCAGCGGGCCGAGCTGGTCAAGCACCACCTCTGGGTCCTGTGGACCGACTACTTCAAGCAGCCCCACTTCGAGAAGTACCCCCAGCTGCACGGCCTCTTCAACGAGGCGACCAAGCTGGCGGGTGCCGGCGGCGCGAAGGGCGCCGCGGACCCGGCGGTCGCCGAGCAGCTCCTCGGGAAGATCGAGGAGATCTCGAAGATCTTCTGGGAGACCAAGCAGGGCTGATCAACCGGCACCGGGTGGCGCGGGCCACCCGGTGCGGCGTACCACATTCGGGAGGAACCGCATGGAGTCGCGAACCGACCTCGCCGAAGACTTGATGAGCCGTTTTCCACACGTGCCACGGGAGGCGGTCCTCAAGGAGGACCTGCTGCGCGGCGGGCTGGCCTTCGACGACGCGGCGCTGACCGACAACGAGCACGGCGACGTCAAGCCGAAGTCGTACTTCATCTTCTCCTTCGATCACCGGACGCTGCCGGAGTTGGGAACGGCCGCGCTGCGCCGGCCACCCGAGGAGATCGTGCTGACCGGTGGCCCGTACGAGCTGCGCCGTACCGTCGTGTCGGTCCGCACCAACCCCAGCTCGCCGTACCGTGTCGGCACCGACAGCGACGGTCGACTGCGCCTGTTCCTGGACGGACAGCCGATCGCCGATGTCGGGCTACCCCCCATGCCGGCGTACTACCGCCACACGCTCGCCAACGGCAAGTCGGTGATGGAGGTCGCCCCGACGATCCAGTGGGGCTATCTGATCTACCTCACCGCGTTCCGGGTCTGTCAGTACTTCGGCGCCAAGGAGGAGTGCCAGTACTGCGACATCAACCACAACTGGCGGCAGCACAAGCAGGCCGGCCGGCCCTACACCGGGGTCAAGCCCGTCGACGAGGTCCTCGAGGCCCTGGAGATCATCAACCGGCACGACACCGACCGCGCGTCGCAGGCGTACACACTGACCGGCGGCAGCATCACCTCGCAGGTCGGCGGGCTGGCCGAGGCCGACTTCTACGGTCAGTACGCGCAGGCGATCGAGGAGCGGTTCCCGGGACGGTGGATCGGCAAGGTCGTGGCCCAGGCGCTGCCCCGGGCCGACGTGCAGCGGTTCCACGACTACGGGATCCGCATCTACCACCCCAACTACGAGGTGTGGGACAAGCGGTTGTTCGAGTTGTACTGCCCCGGCAAGGAGCGGTACGTCGGCCGGGAGGAGTGGCACCGGCGCATCCTCGACTCCGCCGAGGTGTTCGGCCCGCGCAACGTGATCCCGAATTTCGTGGCCGGCGTCGAGATGGCCGCCCCGCACGGTTTCACGAGCGTCGACGAGGCGATCGACTCCACCGCCGAGGGGCTTGAGTACTTCATGTCCCGGGGCATCACGCCCCGGTTCACCACCTGGTGCCCGGAGCCCACCACACCGCTCGGCCGAACGAACCCGCAGGGCGCACCGCTCGAATACCACGTCCGCCTGCTGGAGGTCTACCGGGCGACAATGGACGCCCACGGCCTGTCCAGCCCGCCCGGGTACGGCCCCGCCGGGCCCGGCCGAGCGGTCTTCTCGGTCAGCTCCTTCATGGACACCCTGCCGGCCACGGATTCGTGATGGGCGCCTGCGGGCGGGAGCGGCTTGGCCTGCCGCTCCCGCCCGCGCCCTAGCTGGCGTACGTCTCGAACTCACCGATCCGTGGCGTACCGCCGGAGCTGTTGATCTTGAAGTTGATCTTGCTCATCGCGGTGGCCGAGAAGGTGATCGAACCGGCCCCGCTGCCGGAGGCCAGGACGGCGCCGTTGTCGTTGTTGATCAGCTGCCAGGACCCGATGGAGCCCTGGGTGCCGGACGGCTCGCGGATCACCACTCGCGACACCTGGGTCGCCGAGCCCCACTTGATCGAGATCGTGCCGGTCGACCCGGCCGGCGACCAGTAGGTGCTCAGGTTGCCGTCGCGCACGTTGCCGTAGCTGGTCCCGCTGGCCTTGCTGGAGCCGTCGGCACCGGCACCGAGGCTGAGGTTGGTCCCGCCGGAGGGCGGCGGCGTGGTGGGCGGGGGCGTCGTGGGCGGTGGCGTGGTCGGCGGCGGGGTGGTGGGCGGCGGGGTCTGCGGCGAGCAACTGCCGTTGGACACCTTCAGGCCCGTGTTGGCGCCGACCGTCTGGCGGACGATGTCCGGCACGCAGCTCGCCCCGTCGAGGCTGTACGGGTACGGGATGCTGACAGTGGTGTTGGAGGTCGGATTGGGGCCGGCCGGGTAGTTCTCGCTGCCGGCGCTGGACCAGGTCACGTTGTCGAAGACATTGCCGCCGACCTGCCAGTAGCCGCGCTCGTTGGTGTAGAAGGTGCCCAGGACGTCCTTGGAGTCGCGGAAGTAGTTGTTCTCCACCTTGGCCCTGGCGCCCGCCCGGGAGTTGATACCGGACTCGTGCAGGCTCACGTAGTGGTTGTTGTAGATGTGGGCGACACCGCCGCGCAGCAGCGGCGTCCGGGAGTCGATGTTCTCGTAGAGGTTGTGGTGGTACGTGATGAAGCCGTTCGACAGGTCGCTCTCGCTGGACCCGACGAGGCCGCCGCGACCGGAGTTGCGCAGGATGCTGTAGGACAGCGTCACGTACTGGGTGTTGTCCTTCATGTCGAAGAGGCCGTCGTACCCCTCGGACTCCCCGCCCGACGCCTCCAGGGTGACGTGATCGACCCAGACGTTGCGGACCGTGCTCTCCATGCCGATGGCGTCCCCACCGTTCGACGTGGGCGAGCCCGACTTCTTGACGTTCCGCACTGTCACGTTCTGGATGATGATGTTGCTGGAGTCACGGATGTGGATGCCGAGCTGGTCGAAGACGGCGCCGCCGCCGACCCCGATGATGGTGACGTTGCTGATCTGCTTGAGCTCGATCACGCCCGCCGCGGTGTTGCAGCTCGACCCGGACACCTTGCTGGTGTTGCCGTGGTTGATCGTTCCGGTGACCTCGATGGTGATCGGGGTGCTGCTACTGGCCCGACCGCACAGCGCGGCGTGGATCGCCGTGCCCGTGGTGGCCCGCACCGTCTGCCCGCCCGCGCCGCCGGTGGTTCCGCCGTTCTGGGTGGCGTAGCCGGTGGCGCTGCCGACCGCCGCCGACGCCTGCGGGGTCGGCAGGGCCACCCCGACCGCGATCACCACGGCCGCCGCGGCCAGCACCGCCTGACGTCGCAGCACGACTGGTCGTCTCATGTCGCCTCACCTTCGCATTCGTCTCGTTCCAGGGCTTCGCCTCGACGGTCGTCGCGACCGCACCTGCCGACCGACGTCATTCAAGAATTGGCGACAGTCAATCGCGGGAATGTCATCGAAGTCTCTCGCGCCCTGGTGGAAGCGGGGATGTGCCGCGCGAGCGGGGTTTGCCCGGTGACACCGCTCGCGCGAGCGTTAAACGAAACATCGATGTAATGCAATCGTAGGAAAGCGGTTTCCCTGAAGGCAATAGCTGACGCTTGCAGGTTTGTTGCAGCGCTCGGCATTGACACCGCCGGGCCGACCATCGATGCTCTGCTAAATCAGTTTAGCGACCGGCCCGCTCCGACCCGTCCCACTCCCGGACCCGTGCGGGATCGCTGGCTGAGCGCACCACCCCCGAGAAAGGACCCGCATGAGACTGCGAAAAGGACTGATCCCCCTCGCCGCCACAGTCGTCCTGGCCGGCGCCTCCGGCACCGCGTACGGCAGCGCGAGCGACAGCCGGGGCACCGCGGACGGAATCCGCAGCATCACCCCGATCACCACCGTCTACACGTACGGCCAGAAGGTCTCGGCGGTGGCGATCGAGTACGGCGCCACGGTCAACCCCCGCACCCTCGACACCGCCACGTTCTCGGTGACCGACACCGTCTACAACTTCCGCTTCAACCCCATCGAGGACCTGCCGAAGCTCGCCGACCGGACCATCACCCACACCTACACCAACGGGTCACCGGGCACCCGCGCCGACCACCGATCGGCGCCGGGCAGGTACGTCATCGTCGAACTGGACCCCGCCGACACCGGCGGCTCGACTGTCATCGTCTCCAAGTGCCCGACCTTCCTCTGCACAGTGAAGGTCAATCCCGAGCTGCCGACCCGGGTCGTGCAACGCAAGGACGTGCATGGCCAGCCCGGTCGCGGGGCCGGCAAGGGACCGGTGCTAGCCCGGGCCACCCCACGCGAGTCCCGACCGGTCACCGCGAAACCGGTCAACCAACTGGTCGACGAGTTCACCTACGGCTCGTTCCTCAGTGGCGGAATGGTTCTGCCGTACCACTACCACCTGCCGAAGAACTACCAGCCCGGGCGTAAGTACCCACTGATGGTCGTCCTGCCCGGTCACGGGATGGGCTGGGACGGCGACAACCTCGGCGTCCAACTCGCCGCCGACATCCCGGCGACCGCATGGCTCCAACCGCGGTGGACCGGCACCTCCGAGGACGTCATCGTCCTGGCGCCCCAGCACCAGCGGGTCGGTGGGCCCGCCGAGGCGGACCTGCTGGTCAAGCTGCTCGACCAATTCGCCGGCCAGTTCGCGGTGGACACCCACCGGGTGTACGCGACCACCGTGTCGTACGGCTCCCAGCTGCTCTGGGAGGCGTTCGCCAAGCGCCCGGACCTGTTCGCCGGCGGGTTGGTGACCGGCGGTTTCCCGGTCAACGCCACCCAGGCGACCGCCATCGCGGCGGCCGAGGTGCCGGTGTGGATCACGCACGGCGAGCACGACCACCTGCTCAACGTCTCGGGCGCGCGCAACTCCACGGCCGCGCTGCGGCAGGCGTACGTCACTCGGGGTAAGACGCCCGAGCAGGCCGCCGACCTGGTGCGTTACACCGAGTACGCCGACGCCGCCTTCTCGTTGCCGGACTACCACGCGGCGTTCGGACCGACCTACGAGGACGCCAGCATCCTGCGCTGGCTGCTCCACCAGGCCAAGCCCTAAGGTCGCGGGCCGGGCGACGCCCCGCCGCGATCCGGTGGCGCGATCTGATCGCGTCGACGGGTTACCGGCGGGCGTCGCCCTCGGGCTCGGCACCAGCGGGCGCGCCCCCGACGAGCACGGACTC belongs to Micromonospora ureilytica and includes:
- a CDS encoding inositol monophosphatase family protein → MSITDHALAIEAAEAGAAVVRSRYGSTMTRVMKTAGDFATAADVEAEQAILDVLGRARPDDAVVAEESGRTGTGDNGRTWLVDPLCGTLNFAARTTLASVNVALRTGSEVTVAASADPFADEVFWTDGTTAYVRGAGTDERLVPSAESTLVDVNLDPPFPNRDVFLAARLLADEGFTEQFRPRVVSTSLAVAWVAAGRRAAYVTDRHDLRNSVHFAAGIALCQVAGCVVTGLDGQPLHAGGDGLVAAADERTHAALLTLIRKQGS
- the sodN gene encoding superoxide dismutase, Ni, producing MYLSRLLRPRTVASAHCDLPCGVYDPAQARIEAESIKAISEKYQASDDPEFRTRSLLIKEQRAELVKHHLWVLWTDYFKQPHFEKYPQLHGLFNEATKLAGAGGAKGAADPAVAEQLLGKIEEISKIFWETKQG
- a CDS encoding radical SAM protein, with the translated sequence MESRTDLAEDLMSRFPHVPREAVLKEDLLRGGLAFDDAALTDNEHGDVKPKSYFIFSFDHRTLPELGTAALRRPPEEIVLTGGPYELRRTVVSVRTNPSSPYRVGTDSDGRLRLFLDGQPIADVGLPPMPAYYRHTLANGKSVMEVAPTIQWGYLIYLTAFRVCQYFGAKEECQYCDINHNWRQHKQAGRPYTGVKPVDEVLEALEIINRHDTDRASQAYTLTGGSITSQVGGLAEADFYGQYAQAIEERFPGRWIGKVVAQALPRADVQRFHDYGIRIYHPNYEVWDKRLFELYCPGKERYVGREEWHRRILDSAEVFGPRNVIPNFVAGVEMAAPHGFTSVDEAIDSTAEGLEYFMSRGITPRFTTWCPEPTTPLGRTNPQGAPLEYHVRLLEVYRATMDAHGLSSPPGYGPAGPGRAVFSVSSFMDTLPATDS
- a CDS encoding pectate lyase family protein → MRRPVVLRRQAVLAAAAVVIAVGVALPTPQASAAVGSATGYATQNGGTTGGAGGQTVRATTGTAIHAALCGRASSSTPITIEVTGTINHGNTSKVSGSSCNTAAGVIELKQISNVTIIGVGGGAVFDQLGIHIRDSSNIIIQNVTVRNVKKSGSPTSNGGDAIGMESTVRNVWVDHVTLEASGGESEGYDGLFDMKDNTQYVTLSYSILRNSGRGGLVGSSESDLSNGFITYHHNLYENIDSRTPLLRGGVAHIYNNHYVSLHESGINSRAGARAKVENNYFRDSKDVLGTFYTNERGYWQVGGNVFDNVTWSSAGSENYPAGPNPTSNTTVSIPYPYSLDGASCVPDIVRQTVGANTGLKVSNGSCSPQTPPPTTPPPTTPPPTTPPPTTPPPSGGTNLSLGAGADGSSKASGTSYGNVRDGNLSTYWSPAGSTGTISIKWGSATQVSRVVIREPSGTQGSIGSWQLINNDNGAVLASGSGAGSITFSATAMSKINFKINSSGGTPRIGEFETYAS